The following coding sequences are from one Salvia hispanica cultivar TCC Black 2014 chromosome 3, UniMelb_Shisp_WGS_1.0, whole genome shotgun sequence window:
- the LOC125211161 gene encoding 9-cis-epoxycarotenoid dioxygenase NCED1, chloroplastic-like: MTTPKLYASELGSCTHNSFPFNKPQPPQKHSSHIIKCSLHTPTLHFPKQSSTISSPQKQTPQWNILQKAASTALEAVEAALTAHEQKHPLPKTADPRVQIAGNFAPVPEQPVRHNLPVVGKIPDAIRGVYVRNGANPLFEPVAGHHFFDGDGMIHSVQFQNGAVSYACRFTETQRLVQERSLGRAIFPKAIGELHGHSGIARLLLFYARSLFRLVDPTRGTGVANAGLVFFNNRLLAMSEDDLPYHVRVTSSGDLKTVGRYDFNGQLDGTMIAHPKIDPATGEMFALSYDVIRKPYLKYFRFQKNGEKSEDVEIPVAEPTMMHDFAITENFVIIPDQQVVFKLSEMIRGGSPVVYDKNKTSRFGVLNKYAKSASGINWVEVPDCFCFHLWNAWEEPETDEVVVIGSCMTPPDSIFNESDEGLKSVLSEIRLNLKTGKSTRRPIMSEPDQVNLEAGLVNRNRLGRKTRYAYLAIAEPWPKVSGFAKVDLLTGQVEKFFYGDEKYGGEPQFLPVSSSSEDEAEDEGYILAFVHDEKNWKSELQIVNAKTMKLEATVKLPSRVPYGFHGTFIAAKDLAGQL, translated from the coding sequence ATGACCACTCCCAAATTATATGCAAGTGAACTTGGGTCTTGTACACACAATTCATTCCCATTCAACAAGCCACAACCACCACAAAAGCACTCCTCCCACATCATCAAATGCTCCCTCCACACCCCCACACTCCACTTCCCTAAACAATCCTCCACTATCTCCTCCCCTCAAAAACAAACTCCCCAATGGAACATCCTACAAAAGGCCGCCTCCACGGCCCTGGAGGCCGTCGAGGCCGCCCTCACCGCCCACGAGCAGAAACACCCCCTCCCGAAAACCGCTGATCCCCGGGTCCAAATCGCCGGGAACTTCGCCCCGGTTCCCGAGCAGCCCGTGAGGCACAACCTCCCCGTGGTCGGAAAAATCCCGGACGCCATCCGCGGCGTCTACGTCAGAAACGGCGCGAACCCACTCTTCGAGCCGGTGGCCGGGCACCACTTCTTCGACGGCGACGGCATGATCCACTCCGTCCAATTCCAAAACGGCGCGGTTAGCTATGCGTGCCGGTTCACCGAGACGCAGCGCCTCGTCCAGGAGCGCTCCCTTGGCCGGGCCATTTTCCCCAAGGCCATTGGCGAGCTCCATGGCCACTCTGGCATAGCGAGGCTCCTCCTCTTCTACGCCCGCAGCCTCTTCCGCCTCGTCGACCCCACCCGCGGTACCGGCGTCGCCAACGCCGGCCTAGTCTTCTTCAACAACCGCCTTCTCGCCATGTCCGAAGACGACCTCCCTTACCACGTCAGAGTCACCTCCTCCGGTGACCTCAAAACCGTCGGCCGTTACGATTTTAACGGACAGCTCGATGGAACAATGATCGCTCATCCTAAAATTGACCCGGCCACCGGGGAAATGTTCGCCCTGAGCTACGACGTCATCCGGAAGCCTTACCTCAAATACTTCCGCTTCCAgaaaaatggtgaaaaatCGGAAGATGTCGAAATTCCGGTGGCGGAGCCGACAATGATGCACGACTTCGCCATCACGGAGAATTTCGTGATCATCCCCGACCAGCAGGTGGTGTTCAAGCTGTCGGAGATGATCCGGGGCGGCTCCCCGGTCGTCTACGACAAAAACAAGACATCCAGATTTGGCGTACTGAATAAGTACGCCAAATCTGCGAGTGGGATTAACTGGGTCGAGGTGCCAGACTGCTTCTGCTTCCATCTCTGGAATGCATGGGAGGAGCCGGAGACTGACGAGGTCGTCGTCATCGGCTCCTGCATGACCCCGCCAGACTCCATCTTCAACGAAAGCGACGAGGGATTGAAGAGCGTTTTATCCGAAATCCGACTAAATTTGAAGACCGGAAAGTCGACAAGGCGGCCGATCATGTCCGAGCCCGATCAGGTCAACCTCGAGGCCGGCTTGGTCAACCGGAACAGGCTCGGGAGGAAGACTCGCTACGCCTATCTCGCCATCGCCGAGCCCTGGCCTAAAGTCTCTGGTTTCGCAAAAGTCGACTTGTTAACCGGGCAAGTCGAAAAATTCTTTTATGGAGACGAGAAATACGGAGGCGAGCCTCAATTCCTCCCGGTCTCGTCCTCCTCTGAGGACGAGGCCGAGGACGAGGGCTACATTCTTGCCTTCGTGCACGATGAAAAGAATTGGAAATCCGAGCTACAGATTGTGAATGCAAAGACGATGAAGCTAGAGGCGACCGTTAAGCTTCCTTCGCGAGTTCCTTATGGATTTCACGGTACATTCATCGCGGCGAAGGACTTGGCCGGACAGCTTTGA